From the genome of Phoenix dactylifera cultivar Barhee BC4 unplaced genomic scaffold, palm_55x_up_171113_PBpolish2nd_filt_p 001873F, whole genome shotgun sequence, one region includes:
- the LOC103703100 gene encoding rho GTPase-activating protein 4 — MTEVLRSPSHLPSSPSRLSLSWDPNNGSPGLSSGYGVEEEEEKVPGAVVERKRESRRRGEDEASAGAEEHLPVLALLLAVVRKSLLGCKTEAAEELRGAMEIGRPTDVRHVAHVTFDRFHGFLGLPIEFEPEVPRRPPSASASVFGVSTVSMQCSYDSRGNSIPTILLLMQKRLYEQGGLWAEGIFRINAENSQEEYVRDQLNHGIVPDGIDVHCLAGLIKAWFRELPAGLLDSLSPEQVMQCQSEEDCAELARLLPPTEAGLLDWAIILMADVVQEEQQNKMNAHNVAMVFAPNMTQMADPLTALMHAVQVMNFLKTLILKTLKERQEFTLEDFSAPHLDPSDANGHHSLQLHLEGCREEAAEQVFVPEEPALDSPTHLPEENTADSSQTSHDNAVSEETTVHSTDELFCETPAHTDGSTTGAEIAANGSNAVCEHSHRNKTGQSSSSNHKKGTRKAKGNSAIRGTLLTEKSRGASIVSRINSKVGRLEAWR, encoded by the exons ATGACCGAGGTGCTTCGGTCCCCCTCCCACCTCCCTTCGTCTCCAAGTCGGCTTTCGCTTTCTTGGGACCCGAATAATGGTTCCCCGGGCCTTTCAAGCGGCTATGGggtcgaggaggaggaggagaaggtccCTGGGGCGGTggtagagaggaagagggagagccgGAGGCGAGGCGAAGACGAGGCGTCGGCGGGGGCGGAGGAGCACCTGCCGGTGTTGGCGCTGCTGCTGGCGGTGGTGAGGAAGTCGCTGCTGGGGTGCAAGACGGAGGCCGCGGAGGAGCTCCGGGGAGCCATGGAGATCGGGCGGCCAACGGACGTGCGGCACGTCGCCCATGTTACCTTCGACCGGTTCCATGGCTTCCTCGGTTTGCCCATCGAGTTCGAGCCCGAGGTTCCCCGGCGGCCACCCAGTGCCAG TGCAAGTGTGTTCGGTGTCTCTACTGTGTCTATGCAATGTTCCTATGACTCTAGAGGGAACAGCATTCCAACAATACTCTTGCTAATGCAAAAACGTCTCTATGAGCAAGGCGGCCTTTGG GCTGAAGGGATTTTCAGAATCAATGCTGAGAATAGCCAAGAGGAGTATGTCAGAGACCAGCTAAATCATGGAATTGTACCAGATGGTATTGATGTGCACTGCCTGGCAGGTTTAATCAAG GCCTGGTTTAGAGAATTGCCGGCTGGGCTGCTAGACTCTCTTTCACCTGAACAAGTGATGCAATGTCAGTCAGAAGAGGACTGTGCTGAACTTGCAAGACTTCTGCCACCAACAGAAGCTGGTCTACTGGATTGGGCTattattttgatggctgatgttgtCCAAGAAGAACAGCAGAACAAGATGAACGCACACAACGTTGCCATGGTATTTGCTCCAAACATGACCCAG ATGGCAGATCCTTTGACTGCACTGATGCATGCAGTGCAAGTGATGAATTTTCTCAAAACGTTGATATTAAAAACACTCAAGGAAAGACAAGAGTTCACTTTGGAGGATTTTTCAGCCCCTCATTTAGATCCATCCGATGCAAATGGTCATCACAGCCTTCAGCTTCATCTGGAGGGTTGCAGGGAAGAAGCTGCTGAGCAAGTTTTTGTTCCTGAAGAACCTGCTTTAGATAGCCCCACCCATCTTCCTGAAGAAAATACCGCTGATAGTTCTCAAACCTCCCACGACAATGCTGTCTCAGAAGAAACCACAGTGCATTCCACTGATGaactcttttgtgagactcCAGCACATACTGATGGTTCAACCACTGGCGCAGAAATTGCTGCTAATGGTTCTAACGCAGTTTGTGAACATTCTCATAGGAACAAGACAGGGCAGTCAAGCAGTTCCAATCATAAGAAAGGAACAAGAAAAGCTAAAGGGAACTCTGCCATTCGAGGAACCTTGCTGACTGAGAAATCAAGAGGGGCCAGCATTGTGAGTCGTATAAATTCCAAGGTGGGGCGACTAGAAGCATGGAGGTGA
- the LOC103703099 gene encoding protein FAF-like, chloroplastic: protein MATLGSLSSLFEKPLPDNLTLFDSLSSWNQIKPKQPAENSSFTEIFGELHFQEKPAPPANPPSDHEKSGRNGYGCQPKSNGVFSAKNSESLQLCTEGLGSESSDDVDDLMKEGGDDCGDLEKEEDTERRAHGGYSRSLSEVRSRSGGGFPPPISSIGKSGKPWISFKSYREDGRFVLREIRIPTYEFLQASREDGRLKLHIVHPDEPISEGEEEQDDEEEEQDDGGGGQEEEEEVADQGQSTWQSV from the coding sequence ATGGCTACCTTGGGTAGCTTGAGCTCATTGTTTGAGAAACCGCTGCCCGACAACCTGACGCTGTTTGATTCTCTGTCCTCATGGAACCAAATCAAGCCCAAGCAACCAGCGGAAAACTCGTCCTTCACCGAGATCTTTGGCGAGCTTCACTTCCAAGAGAAGCCTGCACCGCCCGCCAATCCACCCTCCGATCATGAGAAGAGTGGCAGGAATGGCTACGGATGCCAACCCAAGAGCAACGGAGTCTTCTCTGCGAAGAATTCCGAGTCCCTGCAGCTATGCACTGAAGGGCTGGGCTCCGAGAGCTCGGATGATGTCGACGACTTGATGAAGGAAGGTGGCGATGATTGCGGTGATCTCGAGAAAGAGGAGGACACAGAGAGGCGCGCGCATGGTGGTTACTCGAGAAGTTTGTCGGAGGTGCGATCGAGGAGCGGCGGCGGGTTCCCGCCGCCGATATCGTCCATCGGGAAAAGCGGCAAGCCATGGATCTCCTTCAAATCTTATAGGGAGGACGGGAGGTTCGTTCTGAGAGAGATCAGGATCCCCACTTACGAGTTCTTGCAAGCCTCGCGGGAAGACGGGCGGCTCAAGCTGCACATAGTCCACCCAGATGAACCCATttcagaaggagaagaagaacaagatgatgaagaagaagagcaggatgatggaggaggaggacaagaagaagaagaagaagtagctGATCAAGGGCAAAGCACTTGGCAATCCGTGTAG